One genomic segment of Ipomoea triloba cultivar NCNSP0323 chromosome 9, ASM357664v1 includes these proteins:
- the LOC116029896 gene encoding uncharacterized protein LOC116029896: MAWRAPFANMVRPSVTANPVLQAEGGENLDGSTHTNPIPASASTATIFDPNDRTNPLYLHPNESPSLQLVTVQLEGRSNYHAWARAMEMALKSKNKLVLVNGTMRIPSELDSKYFYWDQCNTMVLSWIPRAVSPTIAQGVLWINTAEGVWKDLKKRFSQRDVFRIVEIQSEIHQTRQGNSSIELIPAKVPRV; this comes from the coding sequence ATGGCTTGGCGTGCACCATTTGCAAATATGGTTCGACCATCTGTAACAGCTAATCCAGTATTGCAAGCTGAAGGAGGTGAAAACCTAGATGGATCCACACATACGAATCCAATTCCAGCGTCTGCTTCAACCGCGACAATCTTCGATCCAAATGATCGAACTAATCCTCTTTACCTGCATCCAAATGAGAGTCCATCGCTGCAACTTGTGACTGTGCAGTTGGAAGGAAGATCAAACTATCATGCCTGGGCGAGAGCCATGGAAATGGCATTGAAATCGAAGAACAAGTTAGTCCTCGTGAACGGAACGATGAGAATTCCAAGTGAGCTTGATTCCAAGTACTTTTACTGGGATCAATGTAACACAATGGTCCTATCTTGGATCCCCAGGGCTGTTTCACCCACTATTGCGCAAGGTGTTCTATGGATCAATACTGCTGAAGGTGTTTGGAAGGATTTGAAGAAGCGATTCAGTCAACGAGATGTCTTCCGCATTGTCGAAATTCAATCCGAAATTCATCAAACAAGGCAAGGTAATTCTTCcatagagttaataccagccaAGGTCCCTCGAGTATAG